In one window of Tiliqua scincoides isolate rTilSci1 unplaced genomic scaffold, rTilSci1.hap2 HAP2_SCAFFOLD_88, whole genome shotgun sequence DNA:
- the LOC136636096 gene encoding piercer of microtubule wall 1 protein-like, whose protein sequence is MAQAAPLCPKASVPAEKEGSATQRTSDYYRVDENLPSRFNYPGWFRGYRPKERNPLYRTTNMDYGGKPPTVHEMPTTYHVTPHYFTDHLVKFGMPRNSGINTAMEKSDVTGPDNFITVFDTFDFHPSYRSGGPSICE, encoded by the exons ATGGCACAGGCAGCGCCCCTTTGCCCAAAGGCCTCCGTCCCTGCCGAGAAAGAGGGCAGCGCGACCCAGAGAACCAGTGACTACTATAGAGTGGATGAGAACTTGCCCTCCAGGTTCAACTATCCGGGATGGTTTCGGGGTTACAG GCCGAAAGAGCGCAATCCATTGTACAGGACAACAAACATGGACTACGGCGGAAAACCACCAACTGTACATGAAATGCCG ACCACCTACCACGTCACCCCGCACTACTTCACGGACCACCTGGTCAAGTTTGGCATGCCCAGGAACAGCGGCATCAACACAGCCATGGAGAAGAGCGACGTGACCGGGCCGGACAACTTCATCACCGTCTTCGACACTTTTGACTTCCACCCCAGTTACAGAAGTGGTGGCCCGTCGATCTGTGAGTAG
- the LOC136636097 gene encoding protein phosphatase 1 regulatory subunit 26-like, giving the protein MFLMESPPLVALQRNWEPFSPSRSCRYPICFSESEDDIARTTVSAQVQMIISNLQSEESPLGSGQDYGCIAQKGTKGGGRKLRGSGRALQERMAYGQRHYPADSDGMEVEEGSEFGPLSLHSDSDDSVDRDIEEAIQEYLRNKGQDIQRLPGSAKSLHGADGGQRIQQEHPPRDAACDLFPANVKAEVVQQRLAPGYLGDGTAQRAASPCSTSSDDSFEQSIKAEIEQFLIEKKQREREMQLSREGKRLDPKEAPESLALRSQKEGAKCPRRGSARPLCGSGKPTDSQKASQTHPGTAVAGHSSAPEQSKEGKVGPKRWETQKAVVSDSSSDDGIEEAIQLYQLEKLKKEANSQTSRAAFLKDAFQAGGVVDISTSLTIRSEKSALPGAPRKARVKQHASQPVEPSRLGAARDEPEKGRCCAPAANCFASCAVTSQASCRADTELMCAEAILDISKAILPPPTVSDNRSLTTDPFRSQVTPPSRQESDNTAVDSDDSIEQEIRAFLAAKARAERLAAKSEGNRRAVQGPPFSGQPGESRRPKQSVCRKRQLSLRRKKNLKRVTGQIQDKAETPSEVGRSPEDRLKQFACQCQGAASILGDTREVDGCRHDALATVSSVHLADPLRSTEGRVQSVTRASQKCGTGDKSSSLDSDEDLDTALKDLLRSKRKWRKKPKGQRVQCKKRVKFGDTKVHVLEDELSGSPERDCNPRTAPLPRVSCLTRSPVGVREEGTKSRPRTVVKAKPKSAKAVPLALECKEEGQPKSVSAPDNRDAGGNNQSPRPATALTDDTSSVDSDDSIEQEIRKFLAEKAKDSTSATEANKTVEPLGVVEPQIAPLRARRLLWQTEDNTLLKRRKKVKKVGPPTTESRSRAQKAAGDSPCEGNRMLGHVEEVGSQPPGKLQTNQGIVQAESAGSRTKRPVVDHRAVSDSKLARGNLGAPDAGDRKLQKYIKPLSSRKRKNPQKLKISSKFIASLKSARSKKTSVPVGKRQDLKVLEREGGVLAASGLSERCDAALTKPVLGSRSEAGVREAGLATAEKLQPCAPESPGNIRAPPLNNEAVGLVNPALSNTAASQGPPLQAPDAGSIRGAKVSTGPLHLEEPVEEKEGRTRGLDSGWEECRGPSAPSCLPPKENALTGPDRLAGRQAQEVLEGGSAEFTDGPVAEQASCLGESKPSSFFLRTSIDPGWRVLPYIVLSPTQLLASKALAVQGRRRALQVLGEKLGAGWNSRMLTLAEQ; this is encoded by the exons ATGTTTCTGATGGAATCCCCTCCTTTGGTGGCCCTTCAGAGAAACTGGGAGCCcttttccccctccaggagcTGCCGCTACCCCATCTGCTTCTCGGAGTCCGAAGACGACATCGCTCGGACGACGGTCAGTGCCCAAGTTCAGATGATCATCAGCAACCTGCAGAGCGAGGAGTCGCCCCTGGGCTCTGGTCAGGACTATGGCTGCATTGCACAGAAGGGGACCAAGGGCGGAGGCCGCAAGCTGCGGGGCAGTGGCCGGGCGCTGCAAGAACGCATGGCGTATGGCCAGCGCCACTACCCTGCCGACTCGGACGGCATGGAGGTAGAAGAGGGCTCCGAGTTTGGGCCCCTCTCCTTGCATTCCGACAGTGACGATTCCGTGGACCGAGACATTGAGGAAGCCATTCAAGAGTACCTGAGAAACAAAGGCCAGGACATCCAGCGTTTGCCAGGCAGTGCCAAGAGCTTGCACGGCGCAGATGGGGGCCAGAGGATCCAGCAAGAACATCCTCCGCGCGATGCAGCTTGCGACTTATTCCCGGCAAACGTTAAGGCCGAGGTGGTCCAGCAACGTCTGGCCCCGGGTTATTTGGGAGACGGCACTGCCCAGCGGGCTGCCTCCCCTTGTAGCACGAGCAGCGATGACTCTTTCGAACAGAGCATCAAGGCTGAAATAGAGCAATTCTTGATTGAGAAGAAGCAGCGAGAAAGAGAGATGCAGCTCTCAAGGGAGGGCAAGAGACTTGATCCAAAAGAAGCCCCAGAGTCGTTGGCGCTGAGGAGTCAGAAGGAAGGCGCCAAATGCCCGCGCAGAGGTTCAGCACGGCCGCTCTGCGGTTCAGGAAAGCCCACCGACTCCCAAAAAGCAAGCCAGACGCATCCCGGAACCGCCGTCGCCGGCCATTCCAGCGCGCCAGAGCAAAGCAAAGAAGGCAAGGTCGGGCCAAAGCGTTGGGAGACCCAGAAGGCCGTGGTCTCGGATTCGAGTAGCGACGACGGCATCGAAGAAGCTATTCAGCTGTACCAGCTGGAGAAGTTAAAAAAAGAGGCTAACTCCCAAACAAGCCGTGCTGCTTTTCTGAAGGACGCGTTCCAGGCAGGAGGGGTAGTGGACATATCCACAAGCCTGACAATCCGTTCAGAGAAAAGTGCCTTGCCGGGCGCCCCTCGCAAAGCCAGGGTCAAGCAGCACGCCTCTCAGCCGGTGGAACCGAGCAGGCTTGGCGCCGCCCGCGACGAACCCGAGAAGGGCAGGTGTTGTGCCCCTGCAGCAAACTGCTTTGCCAGCTGTGCGGTCACGTCTCAGGCCTCTTGTCGCGCGGACACTGAGCTGATGTGTGCAGAAGCCATTCTTGACATCTCCAAGGCCATCTTGCCTCCTCCTACGGTAAGCGACAACAGGTCCCTCACGACGGATCCTTTCCGCTCCCAGGTCACGCCGCCTTCCCGTCAGGAGAGCGACAACACCGCCGTGGATAGCGACGACAGCATAGAGCAAGAGATCAGGGCGTTTTTGGCCGCCAAAGCGCGGGCAGAACGCTTGGCGGCCAAATCCGAAGGAAACCGGCGCGCTGTCCAAGGACCGCCCTTCTCCGGTCAGCCTGGAGAGAGCAGGAGGCCCAAGCAGTCCGTCTGCAGAAAGCGGCAACTCTCCCTGAGGCGTAAGAAGAATCTTAAGAGAGTGACCGGGCAAATTCAGGACAAGGCAGAGACGCCGTCAGAGGTAGGCCGTAGCCCTGAGGACCGTTTGAAACAGTTTGCGTGCCAGTGTCAGGGTGCTGCAAGCATTCTGGGTGACACCAGAGAGGTTGACGGGTGCCGCCATGATGCCCTGGCCACTGTGAGTTCTGTCCATTTGGCAGATCCTCTTCGTAGCACAGAAGGGCGGGTGCAGAGCGTGACACGGGCTTCACAGAAGTGTGGCACAGGTGACAAGAGCAGCTCCCTGGACAGCGATGAGGACCTGGACACTGCCCTCAAAGACCTCTTGAGGTCGAAACGGAAGTGGAGAAAAAAACCCAAAGGCCAAAGAGTTCAGTGCAAGAAAAGGGTTAAATTTGGTGACACGAAAGTGCACGTTTTGGAGGACGAGCTCAGTGGGAGCCCAGAAAGAGACTGCAATCCGAGGACGGCCCCCTTGCCTCGCGTGAGCTGCCTCACGAGATCCCCAGTTGGCGTTAGAGAGGAGGGTACAAAGTCACGGCCTCGGACTGTTGTCAAGGCAAAGCCAAAAAGTGCCAAGGCAGTTCCGTTGGCGTTGGAATGTAAAGAAGAGGGCCAGCCAAAATCCGTTTCTGCGCCAGACAACCGAGACGCAGGTGGCAACAATCAGAGCCCGAGGCCTGCCACAGCCCTGACGGACGACACCAGCTCTGTAGATAGCGATGACAGCATTGAACAAGAGATCCGGAAGTTCTTGGCAGAGAAGGCCAAAGACTCCACTAGTGCGACGGAGGCCAACAAAACCGTCGAACCCCTGGGAGTCGTGGAGCCCCAAATTGCTCCTCTGAGAGCCAGGCGCCTGCTGTGGCAGACCGAGGACAACACCCTAttaaagaggaggaaaaaagtcAAGAAAGTGGGGCCCCCAACCACGGAGTCGAGGAGCCGTGCACaaaaggctgcaggagactctcCGTGTGAAGGCAACCGGATGTTGGGCCATGTGGAAGAGGTGGGCAGCCAACCCCCAGGGAAGTTGCAGACAAACCAGGGGATTGTGCAGGCTGAGAGTGCCGGTTCACGCACCAAAAGGCCTGTGGTAGATCACCGGGCGGTTTCTGACAGCAAGCTTGCTCGGGGAAACCTAGGGGCGCCCGACGCCGGTGACCGTAAACTGCAGAAGTACATTAAGCCTCTCTCTTCTCGCAAAAGAAAGAATCCACAAAAGCTCAAGATTTCCAGCAAGTTTATAGCGAGCCTCAAAAGCGCTCGGAGTAAGAAGACATCTGTGccggtggggaagaggcaggaccTCAAGGTGCTCGAGAGGGAGGGGGGTGTCTTGGCGGCAAGCGGGCTCAGTGAAAGGTGTGATGCAGCTCTAACTAAACCGGTCCTGGGTTCCAGGAGCGAGGCAGGAGTGAGAGAGGCAGGCTTAGCTACAGCAGAGAAGTTGCAGCCCTGTGCTCCTGAAAGTCCCGGAAATATCCGGGCTCCCCCTTTGAATAACGAAGCAGTCGGCCTTGTGAATCCGGCTCTTTCCAATACCGCGGCAAGCCAAGGGCCTCCTTTGCAGGCACCCGACGCAGGCAGCATCAGAGGGGCCAAAGTTAGCACAGGACCTTTGCACTTGGAGGAGCCAGTTgaggaaaaggaagggaggacCCGAGGGCTTGACTCTGGCTGGGAGGAGTGTCGCGGCCCCAGCGCCCCTTCTTGCTTACCGCCGAAAGAGAATGCGTTGACCGGCCCAGATAGGCTAGCGGGGAGACAAGCCCAGGAAGTTTTAGAGGGAGGTTCTGCGGAGTTTACCGATGGCCCCGTGGCGGAGCAGGCTTCTTGCCTGGGAGAAAGCAAGCCCTCCTCTTT CTTCTTACGCACCTCCATCGATCCAGGATGGAGAGTTTTGCCTTACATCGTCTTGTCGCCAACACAGCTCCTCGCAAGCaaggctctagcagtgcagggtaGGCGGAGAGCTCTGCAG GTTCTTGGTGAGAAACTTGGAGCCGGCTGGAATTCCAGGATGTTGACATTAGCAGAGCAGTAG